In Acropora palmata chromosome 7, jaAcrPala1.3, whole genome shotgun sequence, one genomic interval encodes:
- the LOC141886355 gene encoding uncharacterized protein LOC141886355, whose translation MAARTRNSSWMEDLDLKEELQKYVRQGLKRDEILNFMVGDFDDYAWSLRTLDRRMRHFDIRYTNTDVTVEEVKSAVRKELDGPGKLLGYRAMHNKIRQEYLLNIPRNLVHAVMFDLDPEGLEARCPTVKKGKTKGQFSTKGTNWVHSMDGHDKLMGYQNSTFPLAIYGSIDTASRKILWLKIWTGNSDPKRIGRWYLDYLYEERTIAFHIRIDRGSETGIMATMHSYLRQSNGDMNPFDTVIYGPSTSNQIERWWKELHERLEKYFKEQLAGLKGEGYYNPHDEVDRKLLSYLLIPVIQRQLDLFQETVWNSHRIRTQKNTVLPDGVPDHIYNFPEEYGLEECGFPVTEEQLRDVAQHSGVLEIDEDYIEAEFRAKCARIIPLPVEHHVEPAECAEAYKYLKRRYSQAV comes from the exons ATGGCCGCCAGAACGCGCAACTCAAGTTGGATGGAAGATCTCGACTTAAAGGAAGAGCTACAAAAGTATGTTCGCCAAGGCCTTAAAAGAGATGAGATTCTAAACTTTATGGTAGGAGATTTTGATGACTACGCTTGGAGCTTGCGAACCCTTGATCGAAGAATGCGCCATTTCGATATTCGCTACACAAATACTGATGTCACGGTTGAGGAAGTTAAATCAGCAGTTCGTAAAGAACTTGATGGGCCAGGTAAACTTTTGGGCTACCGAGCCATGCACAACAAGATAAGGCAGGAATATCTACTAAACATTCCAAGGAATTTGGTACATGCCGTAATGTTTGACCTTGACCCAGAGGGACTTGAAGCTCGATGTCCAACGGTGAAGAAGGGAAAGACGAAAGGTCAATTCTCAACAAAGGGAaccaactgggtacactcgaTGGACGGGCATGATAAGCTCATGGGCTATCAGAACAGCACTTTTCCTTTAGCTATTTACGGTTCTATCGACACAGCCAGCAGAAAAATTCTTTGGCTTAAGATTTGGACTGGAAACTCAGATCCCAAAAGGATCGGGCGCTGGTATTTAGATTACTTGTATGAGGAAAGGACAATTGCATTTCACATTAGAATCGATAGAGGAAGTGAGACTGGAATTATGGCGACAATGCACTCGTATCTTCGTCAATCCAATGGTGACATGAATCCTTTTGACACTGTCATATATGGACCATCAACTTCAAACCAG ATAGAACGGTGGTGGAAGGAACTCCATGAACGGCTGGAGAAGTACTTTAAAGAACAACTAGCTGGGCTCAAAGGTGAAGGATATTATAATCCACACGATGAAGTTGACAG GAAGCTTCTATCGTACTTGCTTATTCCTGTTATCCAACGTcaacttgatttatttcaAGAAACTGTCTGGAACAGTCACAGGATCCGCACACAAAAGAACACTGTGTTACCTGACGGAGTTCCTGACCACATATACAACTTTCCTGAAGAGTATGGGCTAGAAGAGTGTG GATTCCCAGTCACAGAGGAACAGTTGAGAGATGTTGCTCAACATTCAGGGGTCTTAGAAATTGATGAAGATTACATTGAAGCTGAGTTCAGGGCCAAATGTGCCAGAATTATACCCTTGCCTGTTGAGCACCATGTAGAACCAGCAGAGTGCGCTGAAGCATACAAGTATTTAAAAAGGAGATACTCTCAAGCTGTTTAA